A genomic segment from Streptomyces antibioticus encodes:
- a CDS encoding response regulator — MPAKKALPPKPVFPSVRVVVADDNPVVRAGLTALLSGREDITVVAEVGDGHAAYEAAVHHRPDVILLDVRMPGVDGLAALPHLAGLAPVVMLTYSHEPEIVQEALRRGAGGYLVHGEFTVDELLSAVRDAVRGRAHFSPTAATAALAQIRDANATAHGARASNPPPSLDLTKQLSQLQPSMAHSRTGASAREGFRLSAREAEIMDHIASGMNNQQIAAACFISEKTVKNHINRIFAKLHSSSRAEAAAKWLGTAVTS, encoded by the coding sequence ATGCCGGCCAAGAAGGCACTCCCCCCGAAGCCCGTGTTCCCGTCCGTGCGGGTGGTCGTGGCGGACGACAACCCGGTGGTGCGGGCGGGTCTGACCGCTCTCCTCTCCGGACGCGAGGACATCACGGTCGTGGCGGAGGTGGGGGACGGGCACGCGGCGTACGAGGCCGCGGTCCACCACCGTCCCGACGTCATCCTCCTCGACGTCCGCATGCCGGGCGTCGACGGCCTCGCGGCCCTGCCGCACCTCGCCGGGCTGGCCCCGGTCGTGATGCTCACCTACAGCCACGAACCGGAGATCGTCCAGGAGGCACTGCGCCGCGGCGCCGGAGGCTACCTGGTCCACGGCGAGTTCACGGTGGACGAACTCCTGTCCGCCGTACGGGACGCGGTGCGCGGCCGAGCCCACTTCAGCCCGACGGCGGCGACGGCGGCACTGGCCCAGATCCGCGATGCAAACGCGACTGCACACGGCGCAAGGGCCTCAAATCCCCCACCCTCTCTCGATTTGACGAAACAGCTTTCGCAACTGCAACCATCTATGGCACATTCGAGAACGGGCGCTTCCGCAAGGGAGGGGTTCCGGCTCAGCGCGAGGGAGGCGGAGATCATGGACCACATCGCGTCCGGCATGAACAACCAGCAGATCGCCGCCGCCTGCTTCATCAGCGAGAAGACGGTCAAGAACCACATCAACCGAATCTTCGCCAAGCTCCACAGCAGCAGCCGCGCCGAGGCGGCCGCGAAGTGGCTGGGCACGGCGGTGACCTCATGA
- a CDS encoding sensor histidine kinase, with product MAVVTVDDGGGGFGGPGVAAGPVVAAGLSEVGHSATGETPIPLQVNALQAMCRQVFGFRLAMIAVAAPAALLNASPGLGVRLVGGAVVVTFMGSYVLFRDWERFGPLLLRHPALLAADTVLGTLLLISAGPDTTLAYVSVCTPLLAGIVYGWRGAACFASLQSLILLLVHTTLEQGPAVGLAEKLLLPGLCVITGAVGSTLRGLMLRFGEATHALTAVRARLAVTEALGAERARLAREMHDSVAKTLHGVALAADALARSTDLDPATVRQHAELVARSARRAAAESRELLTDLRREPGEGGQGDDGVDVLPELMARTHDFADRTGLPVTYRAMGDRATLPLPPTIARQLLTITAEAMENAHRHAAPTRVEVSAGVRGELLTLSVHDDGRGLPPGTTLEHLRRTGHFGLVGMVERAACVGARIRIGAGSDARGTEVRLELPLTAL from the coding sequence ATGGCGGTGGTGACGGTGGACGACGGTGGGGGCGGATTCGGGGGCCCGGGGGTGGCTGCCGGCCCGGTGGTAGCTGCCGGCTTGTCGGAGGTCGGGCACTCGGCCACGGGGGAGACGCCCATCCCACTCCAGGTGAACGCGTTGCAGGCGATGTGCCGGCAGGTCTTCGGCTTCCGCCTCGCCATGATCGCCGTAGCCGCCCCCGCCGCGCTCCTCAACGCCTCCCCGGGCCTGGGCGTCCGCCTCGTCGGAGGGGCCGTCGTCGTCACCTTCATGGGCTCCTACGTCCTCTTCCGCGACTGGGAACGCTTCGGCCCCCTCCTCCTGCGCCACCCCGCCCTGCTCGCGGCGGACACCGTCCTCGGCACCCTGCTGCTGATCTCCGCCGGCCCCGACACCACCCTCGCCTACGTCAGCGTCTGCACCCCGCTGCTGGCCGGCATCGTCTACGGCTGGCGCGGCGCCGCCTGCTTCGCCTCCCTGCAGTCGCTGATCCTGCTGCTGGTCCACACGACCCTGGAACAGGGCCCGGCCGTGGGCCTCGCCGAGAAACTGCTGCTGCCCGGCCTGTGCGTGATCACCGGCGCGGTGGGCTCGACCCTGCGCGGTCTGATGCTCCGCTTCGGCGAGGCCACGCACGCACTGACCGCCGTACGGGCCAGGCTCGCCGTCACCGAGGCGCTCGGCGCCGAACGCGCCCGTCTGGCACGGGAGATGCACGACTCCGTCGCCAAGACCCTGCACGGCGTGGCGCTCGCGGCGGACGCCCTGGCCCGCTCGACCGACCTCGACCCGGCGACGGTACGGCAGCACGCGGAACTCGTCGCCCGCTCGGCGCGCAGGGCGGCGGCGGAGTCCCGCGAACTGTTGACGGACCTGAGGCGGGAGCCGGGCGAGGGCGGGCAAGGGGACGACGGTGTGGACGTCCTCCCCGAACTGATGGCCCGCACCCACGACTTCGCGGACCGCACCGGCCTGCCGGTGACCTACCGCGCGATGGGGGACCGTGCGACGCTCCCCCTCCCGCCCACCATCGCCCGCCAGCTCCTCACCATCACCGCCGAGGCGATGGAGAACGCCCACCGGCACGCGGCCCCCACCCGGGTCGAGGTCAGCGCCGGTGTGCGGGGCGAGCTGCTCACCCTCAGCGTCCACGACGACGGCCGGGGCCTGCCGCCCGGCACCACCCTCGAACACCTGCGCCGCACCGGCCACTTCGGGCTGGTCGGCATGGTGGAACGCGCGGCGTGCGTCGGCGCGCGGATCCGCATCGGCGCGGGATCCGACGCGCGGGGCACGGAGGTACGACTCGAACTCCCCCTGACAGCCCTGTGA
- a CDS encoding TadE/TadG family type IV pilus assembly protein, translating into MPYTRRRGRARRGDRGQVALEYLGFLPLLLLVALAAVQLGIIAYTAQQAGTAARAGARSASLDGDTQGDCGRAVSSWLDVSCAEAGLGDEVRVTAEITIPSVVPGIGDFGTARKTATMPVDH; encoded by the coding sequence ATGCCGTACACGAGGCGCCGCGGGCGGGCCCGCCGGGGCGACCGGGGCCAAGTCGCCCTGGAGTACCTGGGGTTCCTGCCCCTGTTGCTGCTGGTCGCCCTGGCCGCCGTCCAGCTCGGGATCATCGCCTACACCGCCCAGCAGGCCGGCACGGCCGCCCGCGCCGGCGCCCGCAGCGCCTCCCTCGACGGGGACACCCAGGGCGACTGCGGTCGCGCCGTGAGCAGTTGGCTCGACGTGTCCTGCGCCGAGGCGGGCCTCGGCGACGAGGTCCGGGTCACCGCCGAGATCACGATCCCGTCCGTCGTCCCCGGCATCGGGGACTTCGGCACCGCCCGCAAGACCGCCACCATGCCGGTCGACCACTGA
- a CDS encoding pilus assembly protein TadG-related protein, with the protein MTRPRRNHDSGQAFPIYITVVAGLLFLAFAYFAVGQAAVNRNGAQTAADAAALAAAQETRDQLADLWFEVVLDPTAWRDILDGEVGLEPSCWRADELAALNDARVDACQPDGLRTTVRVQTNKTAGTSVIPATSTTQAHASATAVIEPLCTFEPPAEDGEDPEGGGEGDGEAEEPVVLPRLTCDGVDWELDPDDLTDLPGPEDLFDVHLATG; encoded by the coding sequence CTGACACGACCTCGTAGGAACCACGATTCAGGGCAGGCTTTCCCCATCTACATCACGGTGGTGGCGGGCCTGCTCTTTCTCGCGTTCGCGTACTTCGCGGTGGGCCAGGCGGCGGTGAACCGCAACGGCGCGCAGACGGCAGCCGACGCGGCGGCACTGGCGGCGGCACAGGAGACGAGGGACCAGCTCGCCGACCTGTGGTTCGAGGTCGTCCTCGACCCGACGGCATGGCGGGACATCCTCGATGGCGAGGTGGGGCTGGAGCCCTCGTGCTGGCGTGCCGACGAACTGGCCGCACTGAACGACGCGCGGGTGGACGCCTGCCAACCGGACGGACTGCGCACCACGGTCAGGGTGCAGACGAACAAGACGGCAGGTACCTCGGTCATTCCCGCCACCAGCACGACGCAGGCGCACGCCTCCGCCACGGCGGTGATCGAGCCGCTGTGCACGTTCGAGCCGCCGGCCGAGGACGGCGAGGACCCCGAGGGCGGGGGAGAGGGTGACGGCGAAGCCGAGGAGCCAGTGGTCCTCCCACGGCTCACCTGCGACGGCGTCGACTGGGAACTGGACCCGGACGACCTCACCGATCTGCCCGGACCCGAGGACCTCTTCGACGTCCACCTGGCCACCGGCTGA
- the cpaB gene encoding Flp pilus assembly protein CpaB, producing the protein MNSRQRRGVILLLLSVLCALGAFAGVLSVIDDVNSKVGPEVTAYELRSDVAPYTALNAGQFKKISMPERWLSENAVTDLAAVRGKIAVTTLKKGSLLQSDMLVDRPALRPGQQEVAIMIDAATGVAGKITPGSSVNVYATFEGARDSDPDQSKIIVTGARVLDVGELTALRPDADDRDRSATEAVPITFALSALDAQRLTYAESFAKRVRLALVAPGSSASVPDQDRTYELATDK; encoded by the coding sequence ATGAACTCCCGTCAGCGCCGCGGCGTGATCCTTCTGCTTCTGTCGGTGTTGTGCGCCCTCGGCGCCTTCGCCGGTGTGCTGTCCGTCATAGACGACGTGAACTCCAAGGTGGGGCCCGAGGTCACCGCCTACGAGCTGCGCTCCGACGTCGCGCCCTACACCGCCCTGAACGCGGGCCAGTTCAAGAAGATCAGCATGCCGGAGCGCTGGCTGTCGGAGAACGCCGTCACCGACCTCGCCGCCGTCCGCGGGAAGATCGCCGTGACCACGCTGAAGAAGGGCTCCCTGCTCCAGAGCGACATGCTGGTCGACCGGCCCGCACTGCGCCCCGGACAGCAGGAGGTCGCCATCATGATCGACGCGGCGACCGGCGTCGCGGGCAAGATCACCCCCGGCTCCTCCGTCAACGTCTACGCCACCTTCGAGGGCGCCCGCGACAGCGACCCCGACCAGTCGAAGATCATCGTCACGGGCGCCCGGGTCCTCGACGTCGGCGAGCTGACCGCCCTGCGGCCCGACGCCGACGACCGCGACCGCTCCGCCACCGAGGCCGTCCCCATCACCTTCGCGCTCTCCGCCCTCGACGCCCAGCGCCTCACCTACGCCGAGTCCTTCGCCAAGCGCGTCCGCCTCGCGCTCGTGGCCCCCGGCAGCAGCGCCTCGGTCCCCGACCAGGACCGTACGTACGAACTCGCCACGGACAAGTGA
- a CDS encoding chitinase yields MSPHKRSTRLWSGAVTAALALTLAGAAQASAADVNNAKNAGFESGLSNWTCSAGSGTTVSSPTHGGAGALKATPAGQDNARCSQTVAVKPNSTYSLGAWVQGGYTYLGVTGTGTTDVSTWTPDSPSWKQLTTSFTTGSSTTSVTVYTHGWYGQAAYYADDISVFGPDGGGGGDPEPTIPAAPAGLSVSGTTSSSVSLAWNAVSGATGYNVYRAGTKVTAVTGTSATVTGLAASTSYSFQVTATNAAGESVKSAAVTGTTTAGGGGGGGSLPKHAVTGYWQNFNNGATVQKISDVPAQYDIIAVAFADATATPGAVTFNLDSAGLGGYTVDQFKADIRAKQAAGKKVIISVGGETGTVAVNSSASATNFANSVHSLMQTYGFDGVDIDLENGLNATYMTQALRSLSAQAGPSMILTMAPQTIDMQSTSGAYFQTALNVKDILTVVNMQYYNSGSMLGCDGKVYSQGSVDFLTALACIQLEGGLAPSQVGLGLPASTRGAGSGYVSPTIVNNALDCLAKGTNCGSFKPSRTYPDLRGAMTWSTNWDATAGNAWSNAVGPHVHALP; encoded by the coding sequence ATGTCCCCACATAAAAGATCGACACGGCTGTGGTCGGGCGCGGTGACCGCCGCGCTGGCCCTCACCCTGGCGGGCGCGGCTCAGGCGTCCGCCGCGGACGTGAACAACGCCAAGAACGCCGGCTTCGAGTCCGGCCTCTCCAACTGGACCTGTTCGGCGGGCAGCGGTACGACCGTCTCCTCGCCCACGCACGGCGGCGCGGGCGCGCTGAAGGCCACCCCGGCCGGACAGGACAACGCCCGGTGCTCCCAGACCGTGGCCGTCAAGCCCAACTCGACCTATTCGCTGGGCGCCTGGGTACAGGGCGGCTACACCTACCTCGGGGTGACCGGCACGGGCACCACGGACGTCTCGACCTGGACGCCCGACTCGCCCTCCTGGAAGCAGCTCACGACCAGCTTCACCACGGGCTCCTCCACCACCTCCGTGACGGTCTACACGCACGGCTGGTACGGCCAGGCCGCCTACTACGCCGACGACATCTCGGTGTTCGGCCCCGACGGCGGCGGGGGCGGCGACCCCGAACCCACGATCCCGGCGGCACCGGCCGGCCTGAGCGTCTCCGGCACGACCTCGTCGTCCGTCTCCCTCGCCTGGAACGCCGTCTCCGGCGCGACCGGCTACAACGTCTACCGCGCGGGCACGAAGGTGACGGCGGTGACCGGCACCTCCGCGACCGTGACCGGGCTCGCCGCGTCGACCTCGTACAGCTTCCAGGTGACGGCGACCAACGCGGCCGGTGAGTCCGTGAAGTCGGCGGCGGTGACCGGGACGACCACGGCGGGCGGGGGCGGCGGGGGCGGTTCGCTGCCCAAGCACGCCGTGACCGGCTACTGGCAGAACTTCAACAACGGCGCGACCGTCCAGAAGATCTCGGACGTCCCCGCCCAGTACGACATCATCGCCGTGGCGTTCGCCGACGCGACGGCGACCCCGGGCGCGGTCACCTTCAACCTGGACTCGGCCGGGCTCGGCGGCTACACCGTCGACCAGTTCAAGGCGGACATCCGCGCCAAGCAGGCGGCCGGCAAGAAGGTCATCATCTCGGTGGGCGGCGAGACGGGCACCGTCGCGGTGAACAGCTCCGCCTCCGCGACGAACTTCGCGAACTCGGTCCACTCGCTGATGCAGACGTACGGCTTCGACGGCGTCGACATCGACCTGGAGAACGGTCTCAACGCGACCTACATGACCCAGGCGCTGCGCTCCCTGTCCGCGCAGGCGGGACCGTCGATGATCCTCACGATGGCGCCGCAGACCATCGACATGCAGTCGACCTCGGGCGCCTACTTCCAGACCGCGCTGAACGTGAAGGACATCCTCACGGTCGTCAACATGCAGTACTACAACAGCGGTTCGATGCTGGGCTGCGACGGCAAGGTCTACTCGCAGGGCTCGGTGGACTTCCTCACCGCGCTGGCCTGCATCCAGTTGGAGGGCGGCCTCGCCCCGTCCCAGGTCGGCCTGGGCCTGCCGGCGTCCACGCGTGGCGCGGGCAGCGGGTACGTCTCCCCGACGATCGTCAACAACGCCCTCGACTGCCTGGCCAAGGGCACGAACTGCGGTTCCTTCAAGCCGTCCAGGACGTACCCCGACCTGCGGGGCGCGATGACCTGGTCCACGAACTGGGACGCGACGGCGGGCAACGCGTGGTCCAACGCGGTGGGGCCGCACGTGCACGCGCTGCCGTAG
- a CDS encoding AAA family ATPase: protein MPTRILPAVGDADAVRALTTLLSQLPDAEPVAPVGDSTQLVDTLARLAAESVDELPEVVVVHERIGPVPALELVHEVALRFPAVGVILVTTDVGPGLFQAAMDAGARGLVTLPLSYEELAHRVQAVAQWSVGVRRHLGHGADVFTGAGGTVVTVSGAKGGVGTTLTAVQLALAAQASGRPTALVDLDLQTGDVASYLDVQFRRSVVDLAAITDISPRILAEAVFRHDSGVALLLAPAEGERGEEVTDRAARQIVSALRSRYEVVVVDCGAQLGGAGATVVELADTALLVTTPDVVAVRGAKRAVRMWDRLQIRKAEETTVVVNRHTRTTEIQPPLIQRITGTAVAATTIPANFRELQAAVDAGRVHDLDGKGAVRQALWALAAELGLVKAPETALERRGGRGRDRGAGGLRRRKE from the coding sequence ATGCCCACGAGGATCCTCCCGGCCGTCGGCGACGCGGACGCGGTCCGTGCCCTCACCACCCTGCTCAGCCAGCTCCCCGACGCCGAACCCGTGGCCCCCGTCGGCGACTCCACCCAGCTCGTCGACACCCTCGCCCGGCTCGCCGCCGAGTCCGTCGACGAACTCCCCGAGGTCGTCGTCGTCCACGAACGCATCGGCCCCGTCCCCGCGCTGGAACTCGTCCACGAGGTCGCCCTGCGCTTCCCGGCGGTCGGCGTCATCCTCGTCACCACCGACGTCGGCCCCGGCCTCTTCCAGGCCGCCATGGACGCCGGCGCCCGCGGCCTGGTCACCCTCCCGCTGAGCTACGAGGAACTCGCCCACCGCGTCCAGGCCGTCGCCCAGTGGTCCGTCGGCGTACGACGCCATCTCGGCCACGGCGCCGACGTGTTCACCGGCGCCGGCGGCACCGTCGTCACCGTCAGCGGCGCCAAGGGCGGTGTCGGCACCACCCTCACCGCGGTCCAACTCGCCCTCGCCGCCCAGGCGTCCGGCCGCCCCACCGCCCTGGTCGACCTCGACCTCCAGACCGGCGACGTCGCCTCCTACCTCGACGTCCAGTTCCGCCGCTCGGTCGTGGACCTCGCCGCCATCACCGACATCTCGCCCCGCATCCTCGCCGAGGCCGTCTTCCGCCACGACAGCGGCGTCGCCCTCCTCCTCGCCCCCGCCGAGGGCGAACGCGGCGAGGAGGTCACCGACCGCGCCGCCCGCCAGATCGTCAGCGCCCTGCGCTCCCGCTACGAGGTCGTCGTCGTCGACTGCGGCGCCCAGCTCGGCGGCGCCGGCGCCACCGTCGTCGAACTCGCCGACACCGCCCTGCTCGTCACCACCCCCGACGTGGTCGCCGTCCGCGGCGCCAAACGCGCCGTCCGCATGTGGGACCGGCTCCAGATCCGCAAGGCCGAGGAGACCACCGTCGTCGTCAACCGCCACACCCGCACCACCGAGATCCAGCCGCCCCTCATCCAGCGGATCACCGGCACCGCCGTCGCGGCCACCACGATCCCGGCGAACTTCCGGGAACTCCAGGCCGCCGTCGACGCCGGCCGCGTCCACGACCTCGACGGCAAGGGCGCCGTACGGCAGGCCCTGTGGGCGCTCGCGGCCGAACTCGGCCTGGTCAAGGCTCCGGAGACCGCGCTCGAACGGCGCGGCGGACGCGGCCGGGACCGGGGCGCGGGCGGACTGCGCAGGCGGAAGGAGTGA
- a CDS encoding OmpA family protein, with protein sequence MTPRLTLAMATATVVIIGLAPAARADTTPSVPPGTEPTATAPVEVDPNDPDLKLPEGGTLAEPKVLDIKQVVEDQAGEERREDTNADVTFALQAEVLFGKDSAKLGAAAKARIAVIADEIKKQNTTLVRVFGFTDNLGSSAHGDVLSKQRADAVQTELSADLNNPNITFEVRGYGEQYPIADNSTEEGRKKNRRVEVTFPRTAS encoded by the coding sequence ATGACCCCACGTCTCACTCTGGCGATGGCGACGGCCACGGTCGTGATCATCGGCCTGGCGCCCGCGGCCCGGGCGGACACGACCCCCAGCGTTCCCCCGGGCACCGAACCCACGGCCACCGCGCCGGTGGAGGTCGACCCCAACGACCCCGACCTGAAACTCCCCGAGGGCGGCACCCTGGCCGAGCCGAAGGTGCTCGACATCAAGCAGGTCGTGGAGGACCAGGCCGGCGAGGAACGCCGTGAGGACACCAACGCGGACGTGACGTTCGCCCTCCAGGCGGAGGTCCTGTTCGGCAAGGACAGCGCGAAGCTGGGCGCGGCCGCGAAGGCCCGGATCGCGGTGATCGCCGACGAGATCAAGAAACAGAACACCACCCTGGTCCGCGTCTTCGGCTTCACCGACAACCTCGGCTCCTCCGCCCACGGCGACGTCCTCTCCAAACAACGCGCCGACGCCGTACAGACCGAACTCTCCGCCGACCTCAACAACCCGAACATCACCTTCGAGGTCCGCGGCTACGGCGAGCAGTACCCCATCGCCGACAACTCCACGGAGGAGGGCCGCAAGAAGAACCGCCGGGTCGAGGTCACGTTCCCAAGGACAGCAAGCTGA
- a CDS encoding type II secretion system F family protein yields MDLDDLITLTTGATLLTCVLAVAGVHLYAKGRAQRAALVERLSYTGQEPLTGRRRRFRDLDRRLRRTAAGRRLERKLAATGLDVTPAEFVVAMLAAVAGLWLLGQAVLAPFFGPLAGLLGVWAALQFLNWQRQKRIERFINQLPELARILANATQAGLALRTAIGMAADELEAPAGEELAKVANQLAVGHSMDDALGELADRLPSRELVVLVTTLVLSNRAGGQVVGALRNLTETLEERKETRREVRTQLSQVSMTSYAVPVLGVGALFLMDSVSDGTLDRMTGSTVGQACVIVAFGLYAVGFVLIRRMSRIDV; encoded by the coding sequence ATGGACCTCGACGACCTCATCACCCTCACCACCGGCGCCACCCTGCTGACCTGCGTCCTGGCCGTCGCGGGCGTGCACCTGTACGCCAAGGGCCGCGCCCAGCGGGCCGCGCTGGTCGAGCGGCTCTCCTACACCGGGCAGGAACCCCTCACCGGCCGCCGGCGCCGCTTCCGCGACCTGGACCGGCGGCTGCGCCGCACCGCCGCGGGCCGCCGTCTGGAACGGAAACTGGCCGCCACCGGACTGGACGTCACCCCCGCCGAGTTCGTCGTCGCCATGCTCGCGGCCGTGGCGGGACTCTGGCTGCTCGGCCAGGCGGTCCTGGCACCCTTCTTCGGCCCGCTCGCCGGACTGCTCGGCGTCTGGGCCGCGCTCCAGTTCCTCAACTGGCAGCGCCAGAAGCGCATCGAGCGGTTCATCAACCAACTCCCGGAACTGGCCCGCATCCTGGCCAACGCCACCCAGGCCGGACTCGCCCTGCGCACCGCGATCGGCATGGCCGCGGACGAGCTGGAGGCCCCGGCCGGTGAGGAACTCGCCAAGGTGGCCAACCAGTTGGCCGTCGGCCACTCCATGGACGACGCGCTCGGCGAACTGGCCGACCGGCTGCCCTCCCGCGAACTCGTCGTCCTCGTCACCACGTTGGTGCTCTCCAACCGGGCCGGCGGCCAGGTGGTCGGCGCCCTGCGCAACCTCACCGAGACCCTGGAGGAACGCAAGGAGACCCGGCGCGAGGTCCGCACCCAGCTCTCCCAGGTCAGCATGACCTCGTACGCCGTACCCGTCCTGGGGGTGGGCGCGTTGTTCCTCATGGACAGCGTCTCCGACGGCACCCTCGACCGGATGACCGGCTCGACCGTCGGCCAGGCGTGCGTCATCGTCGCCTTCGGGCTCTACGCCGTCGGCTTCGTCCTCATCCGCCGTATGTCCCGCATCGACGTCTGA
- a CDS encoding CpaF family protein, with protein MSLRSRITSPEEQSGRGEDGRLVTSYRAKLLEEIDLAEMSSLAAAERRARLERVLGHIISREGPVLSTGERTQLIRRVVDEALGLGILEPLLEDASITEIMVNGPDAIFVERAGRVEQLPLRFASHEQLMQTIERIVSTVNRRVDETNPMVDARLPSGERVNVIIPPLSLTGPILTIRRFPRSFTLQELIGFGSLDEPMLYLLAGLVQAKFNVIVSGATGTGKTTLLNALSGLIPEGERIITIEDSAELQLQQPHVVRLESRPPNVEGNGRITIRDLVRNSLRMRPDRIVVGEVRGGESLDMLQAMSTGHDGSLATVHANSAEDALTRLQTLASMSDVEIPFVALHDQINSAVDVIVQLTRFADGARRITEIALLDSHGGEPYRLATIARFNAQPMTPDGRIHGAFAYFPLPRRTADRLYMASQPIPPAFGVARDALELTTREAR; from the coding sequence ATGAGTCTGCGGTCCCGCATCACCTCCCCCGAGGAGCAGAGCGGCCGGGGCGAGGACGGCCGGCTGGTCACCTCCTACCGTGCCAAACTGCTGGAGGAGATCGACCTCGCCGAGATGAGCTCGCTCGCCGCCGCCGAACGCCGCGCGCGGCTGGAGCGGGTGCTCGGGCACATCATCAGCCGCGAGGGCCCGGTGCTCTCCACCGGCGAGCGCACGCAGTTGATCCGCCGGGTGGTGGACGAGGCGCTCGGCCTCGGCATCCTCGAACCGCTCCTGGAGGACGCGTCGATCACCGAGATCATGGTGAACGGCCCCGACGCGATCTTCGTCGAACGGGCGGGCCGCGTCGAGCAGTTGCCGCTGCGCTTCGCCTCCCACGAGCAGTTGATGCAGACCATCGAGCGGATCGTCTCCACCGTCAACCGCCGGGTGGACGAGACCAATCCGATGGTCGACGCCCGGCTGCCGTCCGGCGAACGCGTCAACGTGATCATCCCGCCGCTCTCCCTGACCGGCCCGATCCTCACCATCCGCCGCTTCCCGCGCTCGTTCACCCTCCAGGAACTGATCGGCTTCGGCTCCCTCGACGAGCCCATGCTGTATCTGCTGGCCGGGCTGGTGCAGGCGAAGTTCAACGTGATCGTGTCCGGGGCCACCGGCACCGGCAAGACCACCCTGCTCAACGCCCTGTCCGGACTGATCCCGGAGGGCGAACGCATCATCACCATCGAGGACTCCGCCGAACTCCAGCTCCAGCAGCCGCACGTCGTCCGGCTGGAGTCCCGCCCGCCGAACGTCGAGGGCAACGGCCGCATCACCATCCGCGACCTGGTCCGCAACTCCCTGCGGATGCGCCCCGACCGGATCGTGGTCGGCGAGGTCCGCGGCGGCGAGTCCCTCGACATGCTCCAGGCCATGTCCACCGGCCACGACGGCTCGCTCGCCACCGTCCACGCCAACAGCGCCGAGGACGCCCTGACCCGGCTCCAGACCCTGGCCTCCATGTCGGACGTCGAGATCCCCTTCGTCGCCCTGCACGACCAGATCAACAGCGCCGTCGACGTGATCGTCCAGCTCACCCGGTTCGCCGACGGCGCCCGCCGGATCACCGAGATCGCCCTGCTCGACAGCCACGGCGGCGAACCGTACCGGCTGGCCACCATCGCCCGGTTCAACGCCCAGCCGATGACCCCGGACGGCCGGATCCACGGCGCCTTCGCCTACTTCCCGCTCCCGCGCCGCACCGCCGACCGCCTCTACATGGCGAGCCAGCCCATCCCGCCCGCCTTCGGCGTCGCCCGGGACGCCCTCGAACTCACCACACGGGAAGCCCGGTAG
- a CDS encoding DUF5936 domain-containing protein translates to MELLLALVMGLSVWGVFAGIRMYRADVKLPSDLVLALEVGATRTGAVGSLVDRLGMRYAPSVLRLMGPKQVARYRRRIDLAGNPGGLTIDRYAARRAVYGAIGAVGALAAFLQGSFLVGLLMLAFAAFWSEVGIWSAIRVRKDAIERTLPDFLDVLAVVVSAGLGFRQALDRVASKYEGPWADEIRITLRQMDLGVSRREAFEELRRRNDSEQVAMFVTALQQGEELGAPIVDTLVAIAKDMRRTDAQNARRKAARAVPKATLMITTFMVPATMLLLGAGMLLGSGTDFSSITGE, encoded by the coding sequence GTGGAACTGCTGCTCGCACTCGTGATGGGCCTCAGCGTCTGGGGCGTCTTCGCCGGGATCCGGATGTACCGGGCCGATGTGAAACTCCCCAGCGACCTGGTGCTCGCCCTGGAGGTCGGCGCGACCCGCACCGGCGCGGTCGGCTCCCTCGTCGACCGCCTCGGCATGCGCTACGCCCCCTCCGTCCTGCGGCTGATGGGCCCCAAGCAGGTCGCCCGCTACCGCCGCCGCATCGACCTCGCCGGCAACCCGGGCGGCCTGACCATCGACCGCTACGCCGCCCGCCGCGCGGTCTACGGCGCGATCGGCGCCGTCGGCGCCCTGGCCGCGTTCCTCCAGGGCAGCTTCCTCGTCGGCCTGCTCATGCTGGCCTTCGCGGCGTTCTGGTCCGAGGTCGGCATCTGGTCGGCGATCCGGGTCCGCAAGGACGCCATCGAACGCACCCTGCCCGACTTCCTCGACGTCCTCGCCGTCGTCGTCAGCGCCGGCCTCGGCTTCCGCCAGGCCCTCGACCGGGTGGCCTCCAAGTACGAGGGCCCCTGGGCCGACGAGATCCGCATCACCCTGCGCCAGATGGACCTCGGGGTGAGCCGCCGCGAGGCGTTCGAGGAACTGCGCCGCCGCAACGACTCCGAGCAGGTCGCCATGTTCGTCACCGCGCTCCAGCAGGGCGAGGAACTCGGCGCGCCGATCGTCGACACGCTCGTCGCCATCGCCAAGGACATGCGCCGCACCGACGCCCAGAACGCCCGCCGCAAGGCGGCCCGTGCGGTGCCCAAGGCCACGCTGATGATCACCACGTTCATGGTCCCGGCGACGATGCTGCTCCTCGGCGCGGGGATGCTGCTGGGCTCCGGCACGGACTTCAGCTCGATCACGGGGGAGTAG